A DNA window from Methylobacterium sp. NMS14P contains the following coding sequences:
- a CDS encoding dicarboxylate/amino acid:cation symporter, with amino-acid sequence MKRLFGSLFGQVVAALMIGVLFGRLWPDFAVTLKPLGDVFIKLIKMVVAPLVFGVVVHGIVGAGDLRKVGRVGLKSLIYFEVVTTIALALGLVLAYVFAPGHGMNVDLATLDAKSLSSYTDRVGQVTGTVDFLMKLVPTTFVDAFAKGDILQVLLLALLFGSGLSLLGERGKPLADSLERITEVLFRIIGFIVRLAPIGVLGAVAFTVGKYGVGSLKQLSMLVVLFYAGVALFVVVVLGGIMRLAGFSIFKLLAYLREELTVVAGTASSDCVLPQVMRKMERLGIKESTVGLVIPTGYSFNLDAFSLYLTLATVFIAQATNTDLSFGHLMLILGIALLTSKGAHGVPGSAIVVLAATLSAVPEIPVIGLVLVLSVDWFVGIARALGNLIGNCVATVVIAAWEGDIDRAQANRVLNGEDTTDTAEILEAPVAEPHTA; translated from the coding sequence ATGAAGCGCTTGTTCGGGTCGCTCTTCGGGCAGGTTGTCGCCGCCCTGATGATCGGCGTCCTCTTCGGCCGGCTCTGGCCCGATTTTGCCGTCACCCTGAAGCCGTTGGGCGACGTCTTCATCAAGCTCATCAAGATGGTGGTCGCGCCGCTGGTCTTCGGCGTCGTCGTGCACGGCATCGTCGGCGCGGGCGACCTCCGGAAGGTCGGACGCGTCGGCCTCAAATCCCTGATCTACTTCGAGGTGGTGACGACCATCGCGCTCGCGCTGGGACTCGTACTCGCTTACGTCTTCGCGCCCGGTCACGGCATGAACGTCGATCTGGCGACACTGGATGCCAAGTCGCTCTCCAGCTACACCGACCGGGTCGGGCAGGTGACGGGCACCGTCGACTTCCTGATGAAGCTGGTGCCGACGACCTTCGTCGACGCTTTCGCCAAGGGCGACATCCTCCAGGTCCTCCTCCTCGCACTCCTGTTCGGGTCCGGGCTGTCGCTCCTCGGCGAGCGCGGCAAGCCCCTGGCCGACAGCCTGGAGCGCATCACCGAGGTCCTGTTCCGGATCATCGGCTTCATCGTGCGCCTGGCGCCGATCGGCGTGCTCGGCGCGGTCGCCTTCACGGTGGGCAAGTACGGCGTCGGCTCCCTGAAGCAGCTCAGCATGCTGGTGGTGCTGTTCTACGCGGGTGTCGCGCTCTTCGTGGTCGTGGTGCTCGGCGGCATCATGCGGCTCGCCGGCTTCAGCATCTTCAAGCTGCTCGCCTACCTGCGCGAGGAACTGACCGTCGTGGCCGGCACCGCCTCCTCGGACTGCGTCCTGCCGCAGGTCATGCGCAAGATGGAGCGGCTCGGCATCAAGGAATCGACCGTCGGCCTCGTGATCCCGACCGGCTACTCCTTCAACCTCGACGCCTTCTCGCTCTACCTGACCCTCGCCACAGTCTTTATCGCCCAGGCGACCAACACCGACTTGTCCTTCGGCCACCTGATGCTGATCCTCGGCATCGCGCTCCTGACCTCCAAGGGCGCCCACGGCGTGCCCGGCTCGGCGATCGTCGTCCTCGCCGCGACGCTCTCGGCGGTCCCCGAGATCCCGGTGATCGGGCTGGTCCTCGTCCTGTCGGTCGACTGGTTCGTCGGCATCGCCCGCGCGCTCGGCAACCTGATCGGCAATTGCGTGGCGACCGTCGTCATCGCCGCCTGGGAGGGCGACATCGACCGGGCGCAGGCCAACCGCGTCCTGAACGGCGAGGACACCACCGACACGGCAGAGATCCTCGAGGCGCCGGTCGCGGAGCCGCACACCGCGTGA
- a CDS encoding LysR family transcriptional regulator, producing MELRHLRYFVAVAKHLSFTAAAESLGVAQPPLSQQIRDLEEEIGTALFERTTRRVALTRAGHDFQIQAINLLERAAEAVERARAIGAGTAGIINVGLTGSMLAGPLGHAIRHFAQVYPAVDLRIHEMSPDRQIAMLKAGQTDVSFLRAPPQDADLVRVRAWSETVQVVLPRGHRLARRRLRLADLRDERFVFLRMSDSLFAKYLWDCCVHAGFVPTITHQAVEAASLTSLVASGLGIAIIPEYVARLAHADVVYRPLEGPRIRADVFALWSPAKAALVGNFVELVRDSQKTAD from the coding sequence ATGGAACTGCGCCACCTCCGCTACTTCGTCGCCGTCGCGAAGCACCTGAGCTTCACCGCCGCCGCCGAGAGCCTCGGCGTCGCGCAGCCGCCGCTCAGCCAGCAGATCCGCGACCTGGAGGAGGAGATCGGGACGGCGCTCTTCGAGCGGACGACCCGGCGCGTGGCGCTGACGCGGGCCGGTCACGACTTCCAGATTCAGGCCATCAACCTCCTGGAGCGGGCCGCCGAGGCTGTCGAGCGGGCCCGGGCCATCGGCGCGGGCACCGCCGGCATCATCAATGTCGGCCTGACGGGCTCGATGCTCGCCGGGCCGCTCGGTCACGCGATCCGCCATTTCGCGCAGGTCTACCCGGCGGTGGATCTGCGGATCCACGAGATGTCGCCGGACCGCCAGATCGCGATGCTGAAGGCCGGTCAGACCGACGTGAGCTTCCTGCGCGCGCCGCCGCAGGATGCCGATCTGGTCCGGGTCCGCGCGTGGAGCGAGACCGTGCAGGTTGTCCTGCCGCGGGGGCACCGCCTCGCGCGGCGGAGGCTCCGCCTCGCCGACCTGCGCGACGAGCGCTTCGTGTTCCTGCGGATGTCCGACTCTCTGTTCGCGAAATACCTCTGGGATTGCTGCGTCCATGCCGGTTTTGTCCCCACCATCACCCATCAGGCCGTCGAGGCGGCCTCGCTGACGAGCCTCGTCGCGTCCGGCCTGGGCATCGCCATCATCCCGGAATATGTCGCCCGGCTGGCGCACGCCGACGTGGTCTACAGGCCGCTCGAAGGGCCCCGCATCCGTGCCGACGTCTTCGCGCTGTGGAGCCCTGCGAAAGCGGCTCTGGTCGGCAACTTCGTCGAGCTTGTCCGCGACAGTCAGAAGACCGCCGACTAG
- a CDS encoding bifunctional allantoicase/(S)-ureidoglycine aminohydrolase produces MSAGAYNPPCGGLPGQTRLMTGRAVFTEAYAVIPHGVMSDIVTSLLPGWDRTQAWILARPLSGFAETFAQYLMEVAPGGGSQAPEPEPRAQGVLFVVAGTASLTLDGARHPLRPGSYAYLAPGAAWALRNDGDAPVRFHWIRKVYQPAAGLDAPTSFVTHESAVEPAGMVGTDGAWATTRFVDSDDLRHDMHVNIVRLRPGASIPFEETHVMEHGLFVLEGKAVYRLNRDWVEVEAGDFMWLRAFCPQACYAGGPGPFRYLLYKDVNRHPALAPRGLGR; encoded by the coding sequence ATGAGCGCTGGAGCCTACAACCCCCCGTGCGGCGGCCTACCCGGCCAGACGCGGCTGATGACCGGCCGCGCGGTGTTCACCGAGGCCTACGCGGTGATCCCCCACGGCGTGATGAGCGACATCGTCACCAGCCTCCTGCCGGGCTGGGACAGGACCCAGGCCTGGATCCTGGCCCGGCCGCTCTCGGGCTTCGCCGAGACCTTCGCCCAGTACCTCATGGAGGTCGCCCCCGGCGGCGGCAGCCAGGCCCCCGAGCCGGAGCCGCGGGCGCAGGGCGTCCTGTTCGTGGTCGCCGGCACGGCCAGCCTCACGCTCGACGGCGCGCGCCACCCCCTGCGGCCGGGCAGCTACGCCTACCTCGCCCCCGGCGCGGCCTGGGCCCTGCGCAACGACGGCGACGCGCCCGTGCGCTTCCACTGGATCCGCAAGGTCTACCAGCCCGCCGCCGGCCTCGACGCGCCGACCTCTTTCGTCACCCACGAGTCGGCGGTCGAGCCGGCCGGCATGGTCGGCACCGACGGCGCCTGGGCGACCACCCGCTTCGTCGACTCCGACGACCTGCGCCACGACATGCACGTCAACATCGTCCGCCTGCGCCCGGGCGCCTCGATCCCGTTCGAGGAGACCCACGTCATGGAGCACGGGCTGTTCGTGCTAGAGGGCAAGGCGGTCTACCGACTTAACCGCGACTGGGTCGAGGTCGAAGCGGGCGACTTCATGTGGCTGCGCGCCTTCTGCCCGCAGGCCTGCTACGCGGGCGGGCCGGGCCCGTTCCGGTACCTGCTGTACAAGGACGTCAACCGCCACCCGGCGCTGGCGCCGCGCGGGCTCGGCCGGTGA
- a CDS encoding acyl-CoA thioesterase: MPSQFIRSAAWAPTIALSWFWGLGFFYAIHVTLTYGWLGFLAFALPNATGLGLFGWVLGAPRRNLDSVVAAVQGPYALLFMGAQFFAVAITIFGFAAYAWLPLFGHEAAVGVVALVLVACSIGHAVALRGIRIIHGGALVLGLAAGAILLGGLPTHRDGWEVPLQAFDERFYGLVIPSLVGFLLGPWMDIQHWQRAVEIRRSGGSVRAAYVTGALLFLGLLTINALLAARAGLGTLVVSSDGLPGAYAAVAQTIGRDPATTVTAAFVIWTAIAAATTIDSFYSATRWLGTSITARSNSPLLAFVPAGLVASPVWILGAALATAAAAIWANLSLLYLMMPFATLLVGAAACLVCETLGATRRYDSVLASMIGATACLIFVTGYLAPSWALLAIAPLIGLIGALPMIAEVLGFRAPPPVGELIPAAERAPRAAPVPVAVDQTDAVASHGFDGHWFVLRLIPTYDDTNSVGNVYFANYVRWVGKARELFFNICMPNFDLKSTDFYILTKSFHHDFRREAMEFEPVTVRISIASHNRKFVTLAHEIHSEVNGLLGRGEQSLMFVDTVHYRPLDIPRTIIEGFLPYWPKTSPHAVAGGDSPSGVAPLGV; this comes from the coding sequence ATGCCTTCCCAGTTCATCCGCTCCGCGGCCTGGGCGCCTACGATTGCTTTGTCGTGGTTCTGGGGGCTCGGGTTCTTCTACGCGATCCATGTGACGCTCACCTACGGCTGGCTCGGGTTTCTTGCCTTCGCGTTGCCGAACGCGACGGGTCTCGGCCTGTTCGGCTGGGTGCTCGGCGCGCCCCGCCGGAACCTCGACTCGGTCGTGGCAGCCGTGCAGGGCCCGTACGCCCTTCTGTTCATGGGGGCACAGTTCTTCGCCGTCGCGATCACGATCTTCGGATTCGCGGCCTACGCGTGGCTCCCGCTGTTCGGCCACGAGGCCGCCGTCGGCGTGGTCGCCCTGGTCCTGGTCGCCTGCTCGATCGGCCACGCGGTGGCGCTGCGCGGGATCCGGATCATCCACGGCGGGGCGCTGGTGTTGGGACTCGCGGCGGGCGCGATCCTGCTGGGCGGGCTGCCCACGCACCGGGACGGCTGGGAGGTGCCGCTCCAGGCCTTCGACGAGCGCTTCTACGGGCTCGTCATCCCGTCGCTCGTCGGCTTCCTGCTCGGTCCCTGGATGGACATCCAGCATTGGCAGCGTGCCGTGGAGATCCGGCGCTCGGGCGGATCGGTGCGCGCGGCCTACGTCACCGGCGCGCTCCTGTTCCTCGGGCTCCTGACGATCAACGCGCTGCTCGCCGCGCGGGCGGGACTCGGCACGCTGGTCGTCTCATCGGACGGTCTGCCGGGAGCCTACGCGGCCGTGGCGCAGACGATCGGTCGCGATCCCGCGACCACCGTCACGGCGGCCTTCGTCATCTGGACGGCAATCGCTGCGGCGACCACGATCGACAGCTTCTACAGCGCCACGCGCTGGCTCGGGACCTCGATCACGGCGCGCAGCAACTCGCCGCTCCTCGCCTTCGTGCCGGCGGGACTCGTCGCGTCGCCGGTCTGGATCCTCGGTGCCGCGCTCGCCACCGCGGCGGCGGCGATCTGGGCGAACCTCTCGCTGCTCTACCTGATGATGCCCTTCGCCACGCTCCTCGTAGGGGCGGCAGCGTGTCTCGTGTGCGAGACGCTCGGTGCGACGCGCCGGTACGACTCGGTCCTCGCGTCCATGATCGGCGCGACGGCGTGCCTGATCTTCGTCACGGGCTACCTCGCACCGAGCTGGGCGCTGCTGGCCATCGCGCCGCTCATCGGCCTGATCGGCGCCCTTCCGATGATCGCGGAGGTGCTGGGCTTCCGCGCGCCGCCGCCGGTGGGAGAGCTCATCCCGGCGGCGGAGCGGGCGCCGCGGGCTGCGCCGGTGCCGGTCGCGGTGGACCAGACGGATGCCGTGGCGTCACACGGGTTCGACGGGCACTGGTTCGTCCTGCGCCTGATCCCGACCTACGACGACACCAACTCGGTCGGGAACGTCTACTTCGCCAACTACGTGCGCTGGGTCGGCAAGGCGCGCGAGCTGTTCTTCAACATCTGCATGCCGAATTTCGACCTGAAATCGACGGACTTCTACATCCTGACGAAGTCCTTCCATCACGACTTCCGCCGGGAGGCGATGGAGTTCGAGCCGGTCACGGTCCGCATCTCGATCGCGAGCCACAACCGGAAATTCGTGACCCTGGCACACGAGATCCACAGCGAGGTCAACGGGCTGCTCGGTCGGGGCGAACAGTCGCTGATGTTCGTGGACACCGTCCACTATCGGCCTCTCGATATTCCGCGGACCATCATCGAGGGCTTCCTGCCCTATTGGCCGAAGACGTCCCCGCACGCCGTCGCGGGTGGGGACAGCCCGAGCGGGGTCGCGCCCCTCGGCGTCTGA
- a CDS encoding ureidoglycolate lyase has product MSSGARTIVARPLTAEAFAPFGTVIDAAAVAPRPMNGGMARRFHDLAAVEVVGEGSRVVIGLVEAQPYPVPLRLGLVERHPLGAQAFLPLSAAPFLVVVCPDAQGRPGPPQAFVTAPGQGICYARNTWHGVLTPYGQPQDFVVVDRGGPGVNLEEHTFEEPWTVHLPGRD; this is encoded by the coding sequence GTGAGCTCGGGCGCCCGCACGATCGTCGCCCGGCCGCTGACGGCCGAGGCTTTCGCGCCGTTCGGCACGGTGATCGACGCGGCCGCGGTGGCGCCGCGACCGATGAACGGCGGGATGGCGCGGCGCTTCCACGATCTGGCGGCGGTCGAGGTCGTGGGCGAGGGGTCGCGGGTGGTGATCGGGCTGGTCGAGGCGCAGCCCTACCCGGTGCCGCTGCGGCTCGGCCTGGTCGAGCGGCACCCACTGGGCGCGCAGGCGTTCCTGCCGCTGAGCGCGGCACCGTTTCTGGTGGTGGTCTGCCCGGACGCGCAGGGGCGTCCCGGGCCGCCGCAGGCGTTCGTGACGGCGCCGGGGCAGGGGATCTGCTACGCGCGCAACACGTGGCACGGGGTGCTGACGCCGTACGGCCAGCCGCAGGACTTCGTCGTGGTCGACCGCGGCGGCCCGGGCGTGAACCTCGAGGAACACACCTTCGAAGAGCCCTGGACGGTGCATCTGCCCGGCCGGGACTGA